One window from the genome of Sesamum indicum cultivar Zhongzhi No. 13 linkage group LG15, S_indicum_v1.0, whole genome shotgun sequence encodes:
- the LOC105177898 gene encoding pyridoxal kinase isoform X1, with the protein MLESVFIGIGLKSELIQSFFVFRSRRSIKKSVMAPPPVLALALPSGTGRVLSIQSHTVQGYVGNKSAVFPLQLLGYDVDPINSVQFSNHTGYPTFKGQVLNGDQLWDLIEGLEANNLLYYTHLLTGYIGSVSFLNTVLKVVDKLRSINPNLTYVCDPVLGDEGKLYVAQELVSVYREKVVPVASMLTPNQFEAELLTGFRIVSEQDGREACNILHAAGPSKVVLTSINIDGNLLLIGSHQKEKGQPPAQFRISIPKIPAYFTGTGDLMTALLLGWSNKYPDNLDKAAELSVSSLQALLVRTVNDYTRAGHDCQSSSLEIRLVQSQDDIRNPEIKYKAEIYN; encoded by the exons ATGTTGGAATCTGTATTCATTGGTATTGGACTGAAATCAGAACTCATTCAAAGCTTCTTCGTTTTCAG GTCGAGGAGGAGCATAAAGAAGTCGGTTATGGCGCCTCCACCGGTTCTGGCTTTAGCGCTGCCATCAGGGACGGGTCGGGTTCTGAGTATTCAGTCGCACACTGTTCAG GGATATGTGGGCAACAAATCGGCTGTCTTTCCTTTACAATTACTCGGTTATGATGTTGACCCAATCAACTCAGTACAGTTCTCAAACCACACAG GATATCCTACTTTTAAGGGTCAGGTTTTGAATGGAGACCAACTTTGGGATTTGATAGAGGGCCTTGAagctaataatttattgtattatacACATCTACTTACAG GTTATATCGGTTCAGTCTCCTTCTTGAATACTGTTCTAAAAGTTGTCGATAAGCTAAGATCCATCAACCCCAACCTTACATATG TTTGTGATCCAGTATTAGGTGATGAAGGAAAGCTCTATGTCGCTCAGGAATTGGTATCTGTATACCGAGAGAag GTTGTCCCTGTTGCTTCTATGTTGACTCCGAATCAATTTGAGGCTGAACTGTTGACAGGTTTCAG AATTGTATCTGAGCAAGATGGTAGGGAAGCTTGCAACATTCTCCATGCTGCTGGACCATCAAAG GTTGTCTTAACGAGCATAAATATAGATGGCAATCTTCTTCTAATTGGCAGCCATCAGAAAGAAAAG GGTCAACCTCCTGCACAGTTCAGGATTTCAATTCCCAAAATTCCCGCATATTTCACG GGAACGGGAGATCTTATGACTGCACTTTTGCTTGGATGGAGCAAT AAATATCCCGACAACCTTGACAAAGCAGCAGAGCTTTCTGTATCAAGCTTGCAG GCACTTCTGGTTAGGACAGTAAACGACTATACAAGGGCTGGGCATGATTGCCAGTCAAGCAGTTTAGAGATTCGTTTAGTACAAAGTCAAGATGATATTCGGAACCCTGAAATCAAATACAAGGCTGAGATATACAACTAA
- the LOC105177898 gene encoding pyridoxal kinase isoform X2, which yields MAPPPVLALALPSGTGRVLSIQSHTVQGYVGNKSAVFPLQLLGYDVDPINSVQFSNHTGYPTFKGQVLNGDQLWDLIEGLEANNLLYYTHLLTGYIGSVSFLNTVLKVVDKLRSINPNLTYVCDPVLGDEGKLYVAQELVSVYREKVVPVASMLTPNQFEAELLTGFRIVSEQDGREACNILHAAGPSKVVLTSINIDGNLLLIGSHQKEKGQPPAQFRISIPKIPAYFTGTGDLMTALLLGWSNKYPDNLDKAAELSVSSLQALLVRTVNDYTRAGHDCQSSSLEIRLVQSQDDIRNPEIKYKAEIYN from the exons ATGGCGCCTCCACCGGTTCTGGCTTTAGCGCTGCCATCAGGGACGGGTCGGGTTCTGAGTATTCAGTCGCACACTGTTCAG GGATATGTGGGCAACAAATCGGCTGTCTTTCCTTTACAATTACTCGGTTATGATGTTGACCCAATCAACTCAGTACAGTTCTCAAACCACACAG GATATCCTACTTTTAAGGGTCAGGTTTTGAATGGAGACCAACTTTGGGATTTGATAGAGGGCCTTGAagctaataatttattgtattatacACATCTACTTACAG GTTATATCGGTTCAGTCTCCTTCTTGAATACTGTTCTAAAAGTTGTCGATAAGCTAAGATCCATCAACCCCAACCTTACATATG TTTGTGATCCAGTATTAGGTGATGAAGGAAAGCTCTATGTCGCTCAGGAATTGGTATCTGTATACCGAGAGAag GTTGTCCCTGTTGCTTCTATGTTGACTCCGAATCAATTTGAGGCTGAACTGTTGACAGGTTTCAG AATTGTATCTGAGCAAGATGGTAGGGAAGCTTGCAACATTCTCCATGCTGCTGGACCATCAAAG GTTGTCTTAACGAGCATAAATATAGATGGCAATCTTCTTCTAATTGGCAGCCATCAGAAAGAAAAG GGTCAACCTCCTGCACAGTTCAGGATTTCAATTCCCAAAATTCCCGCATATTTCACG GGAACGGGAGATCTTATGACTGCACTTTTGCTTGGATGGAGCAAT AAATATCCCGACAACCTTGACAAAGCAGCAGAGCTTTCTGTATCAAGCTTGCAG GCACTTCTGGTTAGGACAGTAAACGACTATACAAGGGCTGGGCATGATTGCCAGTCAAGCAGTTTAGAGATTCGTTTAGTACAAAGTCAAGATGATATTCGGAACCCTGAAATCAAATACAAGGCTGAGATATACAACTAA
- the LOC105177899 gene encoding nucleolin, which translates to MARRLSSRLPHLFTIAKIQLRTPVSTPTSLYFSDATFQYSRFLGCSYPMFQASRSYARNRRPSYDLFGGKVPTAKEFKKEWAKQMEDEEDHLWTGSEDDSDTERDDHSQLKKEIKKAKQRAKERSDRIDADDSDELYSVWSGSDDEKTLWTGDEGDDEEDVPTEPFPNERSDEYIDQLFEFEDKPKYRTLTQALKDEEEPEELSPGKQARKLAVQNALKKLKKGPDGRYTNVWEVMSDLDILIGAFENIISGPEYEELRQGGPKKLNMQFFKDIQARMRDPNYKFSPEMKLKPKSKLVPRKKWQKAQSRRRKAQKR; encoded by the exons ATGGCCCGGAGACTGTCTTCCCGCCTGCCTCATCTTTTCACCATCGCAAAAATCCAATTACGCACCCCTGTTTCCACCCCTACATCGCTGTATTTTTCAGATGCTACTTTTCAGTATTCAAGATTTCTTGGCTGTTCATACCCCATGTTCCAAG CTTCTCGTTCGTATGCTCGGAATAGGCGCCCAAGTTATGATCTCTTTGGTGGTAAAGTTCCGACAGCAAAGGAGTTCAAGAAAGAGTGGGCGAAACAGATGGAGGACGAAGAGGATCATCTGTGGACGGGAAGTGAAGATGATAGTGATACTGAAAGGGATGATCATAGCCAGCTCAAGAAAGAGATAAAAAAGGCCAAGCAGCGGGCAAAGGAGCGTTCTGATCGTATTGATGCTGATGATAGTGATGAACTATACAGTGTGTGGTCGGGAAGCGACGATGAGAAGACCCTTTGGACTGGTGATGAAGGAGATGATGAAGAGGATGTACCTACAGAACCCTTCCCGAATGAGAGAAGTGATGAGTACATTGATCAGTTGTTTGAGTTTGAGGATAAACCAAAGTATCGAACTCTCACTCAAGCATTGAAAGATGAGGAGGAGCCGGAAGAGTTATCCCCTGGAAAGCAAGCTCGAAAACTGGCTGTGCAGAATGCTctcaagaaattgaagaaggGGCCTGATGGGCGGTATACTAACGTGTGGGAGGTCATGAGCGATTTGGACATTCTCATCGGAGCATTTGAGAACATTATCTCAGGACCAGAATATGAAGAGCTTAGGCAAGGTGGGCCAAAGAAATTgaacatgcaatttttcaagGACATTCAAGCTCGTATGAGGGATCCAAACTATAAGTTCTCACCTGAGATGAAGTTAAAACCGAAGAGCAAGCTGGTGCCAAGAAAGAAATGGCAGAAAGCACAGTCAAGACGTAGAAAGGCACAGAAGCGGTAA
- the LOC105178341 gene encoding uncharacterized protein LOC105178341, producing the protein MWKMSQQQQQEENSFEFVKMKTFVLKVHIHCEGCMQKVKKSLLKVQGVYEVKIDAEENKVTVSGNIDSTILIRKLVKSGKHAELWSPRQSNSWLKDETQLNQKQSLIDSLDSGEFKPLPANPEDEEVDKWALERFLNNNHIAKMQMDGEFLGWKEEIINGMSSRDGRMESTMNFPSYATPGGFEGVKNLSAGLPAYGYLYQHPAMMNTGPWYSHPYHPMMYMNMPDLHPTSSMENDYMHQPLRKMHAFNLLPSIG; encoded by the exons ATGTGGAAAATGtctcagcagcagcagcaggagGAAAATAGCTTTGAGTTTGTGAAGATGAAG ACCTTCGTTCTGAAGGTTCATATTCATTGTGAAGGCTGCATGCAGAAAGTGAAGAAATCACTACTAAAAGTCCAAG GTGTATACGAAGTGAAAATAGATGCTGAAGAAAACAAGGTGACTGTATCAGGAAACATTGATAGCACGATTTTGATAAGGAAATTAGTCAAATCTGGTAAACATGCAGAGCTTTGGTCTCCAAGGCAGAGTAATAGCTGGCTTAAAGATGAAACTCAGCTGAACCAAAAGCAGAGTCTGATAGACAGTCTGGATTCTGGGGAATTCAAGCCTCTGCCAGCCAATCCAGAAGATGAAGAAGTCGACAAGTGGGCGTTGGAAAGATTTCTGAACAACAATCACATAGCAAAAATGCAGATGGATGGTGAATTTTTAGGTTGGAAAGAAGAAATCATCAACGGGATGAGCAGCAGGGATGGCAGAATGGAGTCTACAATGAATTTCCCCAGCTATGCTACTCCCGGAGGATTTGAAGGGGTCAAAAATTTATCTGCAGGATTGCCAGCTTACGGATATCTTTATCAACACCCAGCAATGATGAATACAGGACCATGGTACAGCCATCCATATCATCCCATGATGTACATGAACATGCCTGATCTGCATCCCACAAGCAGCATGGAGAATGATTATATGCATCAACCACTGAGGAAGATGCATGCCTTTAACTTGCTTCCATCTATCGGCTAA
- the LOC105177901 gene encoding heavy metal-associated isoprenylated plant protein 21 isoform X2: MSRALLRFLPKIRSKKMGALDYLSNFCTVTSTRGRRKPMQTVEIRVKMDCDGCERRVKNAVKNMKGVRTVEVNRKQHRVTVSGFVDPNKVLKRVKNTGKRAEFWPYIPYNLVQYPYVAQVYDKRAPAGFVRNATQAVPMPNATDERITYLFSDDNPNACSIM, encoded by the exons ATGTCAAGAGCCCTTCTTCGCTTTCTGCCTAAGATCAGAAGCAAAAAAATGGGCGCGCTTGACTATCTCTCAAACTTTTGCACTGTCACCAGCACAAGGGGCAGAAGGAAACCAATGCAG ACAGTTGAGATCAGAGTGAAAATGGACTGTGATGGATGTGAGAGAAGGGTCAAGAATGCTGTTAAAAACATGAAAG GAGTGCGGACGGTGGAAGTTAACAGAAAGCAACACCGTGTAACGGTGAGTGGCTTTGTGGATCCAAATAAGGTCCTAAAGAGAGTGAAGAACACTGGGAAAAGAGCTGAGTTTTGGCCTTACATCCCGTACAATCTAGTACAGTATCCGTATGTAGCTCAAGTCTATGACAAGAGGGCTCCGGCTGGTTTTGTAAGAAACGCCACTCAGGCCGTTCCCATGCCTAATGCAACCGATGAAAGAATCACGTATCTGTTCAGTGACGACAACCCCAACGCTTGTTCTATTATGTGA
- the LOC105177901 gene encoding heavy metal-associated isoprenylated plant protein 21 isoform X1: MSRALLRFLPKIRSKKMGALDYLSNFCTVTSTRGRRKPMQVLIIHTNTSHCTVEIRVKMDCDGCERRVKNAVKNMKGVRTVEVNRKQHRVTVSGFVDPNKVLKRVKNTGKRAEFWPYIPYNLVQYPYVAQVYDKRAPAGFVRNATQAVPMPNATDERITYLFSDDNPNACSIM; the protein is encoded by the exons ATGTCAAGAGCCCTTCTTCGCTTTCTGCCTAAGATCAGAAGCAAAAAAATGGGCGCGCTTGACTATCTCTCAAACTTTTGCACTGTCACCAGCACAAGGGGCAGAAGGAAACCAATGCAGGTACTCATTATACACACCAACACCTCTCACTGT ACAGTTGAGATCAGAGTGAAAATGGACTGTGATGGATGTGAGAGAAGGGTCAAGAATGCTGTTAAAAACATGAAAG GAGTGCGGACGGTGGAAGTTAACAGAAAGCAACACCGTGTAACGGTGAGTGGCTTTGTGGATCCAAATAAGGTCCTAAAGAGAGTGAAGAACACTGGGAAAAGAGCTGAGTTTTGGCCTTACATCCCGTACAATCTAGTACAGTATCCGTATGTAGCTCAAGTCTATGACAAGAGGGCTCCGGCTGGTTTTGTAAGAAACGCCACTCAGGCCGTTCCCATGCCTAATGCAACCGATGAAAGAATCACGTATCTGTTCAGTGACGACAACCCCAACGCTTGTTCTATTATGTGA
- the LOC105177900 gene encoding uncharacterized protein LOC105177900 isoform X2 produces MLSSSLMLRRFCCLCTAASSSSSPAPASSRTLPSTKKRLVFLGSPQVSAFVLDSLFNASSAPDSLFEIAAIVTQPPSGRDRGRKLMPSPVAQHAVERGFPSELIFTPAKAGEESFLSSFKVLEPELCITAAYGNILPTKFLKLPSMGTVNIHPSLLPLYRGAAPVQRALQDGVRETGVSLAYTVRQLDAGPVIACEKVEIDDYIKATELLELLFARGSQLLIRELPSIFDGSAKAKAVAQDESKATLAPKITPEESWLSFDQDARILHNKVRAFAGWPGTRAKVSVLDPKSGQHNIIELKIITTRVYGNNEIRSGQMDDIFFAKGSLIVPCGGGTALEVLEVQLPGKKVVNATAFWNGLRGQKLRKL; encoded by the exons ATGCTATCGTCTTCCCTGATGCTCCGCCGCTTCTGCTGCCTCTGCACCGCcgcttcttcttcctcctccccTGCTCCCGCTTCATCTCGCACCCTCCCTTCTACCAAGAAGCGTCTCGTTTTCTTGGGTTCACCTCAG GTCTCAGCTTTTGTTCTTGATTCCCTTTTCAATGCCTCTTCTGCCCCAGATTCTTTATTCGAG ATTGCAGCAATTGTCACCCAGCCACCCTCTGGAAGAGATAGGGGTAGAAAGTTGATGCCTTCTCCAGTTGCGCAACATGCTGTGGAGAGAGGATTTCCATCTGAATTGATTTTTACACCAGCAAAAGCTGGTGAG GAATCATTTCTTTCCAGTTTTAAGGTTCTGGAACCTGAACTATGCATCACTGCTGCATATGGCAATATCTTACCAACAAAATTTCTTAAGCTTCCGTCCATGG GTACAGTCAACATACACCCTAGTCTGCTTCCTCTGTATCGTGGGGCAGCTCCTGTTCAGAGGGCTCTGCAG GATGGTGTAAGAGAAACAGGAGTTTCATTGGCATATACGGTGCGCCAACTAGATGCTGGTCCTGTTATTGCTTGTGAAAAAGTGGAAATTGATGATTATATAAAG GCAACAGAGTTACTTGAATTGCTGTTTGCTCGAG GATCCCAACTTCTAATCCGTGAGCTTCCATCAATATTCGATGGTTCAGCTAAAGCTAAAGCAGTTGCACAAGATGAATCTAAAGCTACATTGGCTCCAAAA ATTACTCCAGAAGAGTCTTGGCTTTCCTTTGATCAAGATGCTAGAATCCTTCACAACAAG GTTCGTGCATTTGCAGGTTGGCCAGGGACCCGAGCAAAAGTTTCAGTACTTGACCCAAAAAGTGGTCAGCATAATATTATAGAGCTTAAAATCATCACTACAAGGGTTTATGGCAATAATGAAATTCGGAGTGGCCAAATGGATGATATATTCTTTGCAAAAGGCTCACTGATAGTCCCTTGTGGTGGGGGTACAGCACTGGAG GTACTGGAGGTCCAACTTCCAGGCAAAAAGGTTGTAAATGCAACTGCATTTTGGAATGGTTTAAGAGGCCAAAAACTAAGGAAGTTGTGA
- the LOC105177900 gene encoding uncharacterized protein LOC105177900 isoform X1, translating into MLSSSLMLRRFCCLCTAASSSSSPAPASSRTLPSTKKRLVFLGSPQVSAFVLDSLFNASSAPDSLFEIAAIVTQPPSGRDRGRKLMPSPVAQHAVERGFPSELIFTPAKAGEESFLSSFKVLEPELCITAAYGNILPTKFLKLPSMDLSAILQVQSTYTLVCFLCIVGQLLFRGLCRKGLQQDGVRETGVSLAYTVRQLDAGPVIACEKVEIDDYIKATELLELLFARGSQLLIRELPSIFDGSAKAKAVAQDESKATLAPKITPEESWLSFDQDARILHNKVRAFAGWPGTRAKVSVLDPKSGQHNIIELKIITTRVYGNNEIRSGQMDDIFFAKGSLIVPCGGGTALEVLEVQLPGKKVVNATAFWNGLRGQKLRKL; encoded by the exons ATGCTATCGTCTTCCCTGATGCTCCGCCGCTTCTGCTGCCTCTGCACCGCcgcttcttcttcctcctccccTGCTCCCGCTTCATCTCGCACCCTCCCTTCTACCAAGAAGCGTCTCGTTTTCTTGGGTTCACCTCAG GTCTCAGCTTTTGTTCTTGATTCCCTTTTCAATGCCTCTTCTGCCCCAGATTCTTTATTCGAG ATTGCAGCAATTGTCACCCAGCCACCCTCTGGAAGAGATAGGGGTAGAAAGTTGATGCCTTCTCCAGTTGCGCAACATGCTGTGGAGAGAGGATTTCCATCTGAATTGATTTTTACACCAGCAAAAGCTGGTGAG GAATCATTTCTTTCCAGTTTTAAGGTTCTGGAACCTGAACTATGCATCACTGCTGCATATGGCAATATCTTACCAACAAAATTTCTTAAGCTTCCGTCCATGG ATTTGAGTGCAATCTTGCAGGTACAGTCAACATACACCCTAGTCTGCTTCCTCTGTATCGTGGGGCAGCTCCTGTTCAGAGGGCTCTGCAG aaaaggaCTTCAACAGGATGGTGTAAGAGAAACAGGAGTTTCATTGGCATATACGGTGCGCCAACTAGATGCTGGTCCTGTTATTGCTTGTGAAAAAGTGGAAATTGATGATTATATAAAG GCAACAGAGTTACTTGAATTGCTGTTTGCTCGAG GATCCCAACTTCTAATCCGTGAGCTTCCATCAATATTCGATGGTTCAGCTAAAGCTAAAGCAGTTGCACAAGATGAATCTAAAGCTACATTGGCTCCAAAA ATTACTCCAGAAGAGTCTTGGCTTTCCTTTGATCAAGATGCTAGAATCCTTCACAACAAG GTTCGTGCATTTGCAGGTTGGCCAGGGACCCGAGCAAAAGTTTCAGTACTTGACCCAAAAAGTGGTCAGCATAATATTATAGAGCTTAAAATCATCACTACAAGGGTTTATGGCAATAATGAAATTCGGAGTGGCCAAATGGATGATATATTCTTTGCAAAAGGCTCACTGATAGTCCCTTGTGGTGGGGGTACAGCACTGGAG GTACTGGAGGTCCAACTTCCAGGCAAAAAGGTTGTAAATGCAACTGCATTTTGGAATGGTTTAAGAGGCCAAAAACTAAGGAAGTTGTGA
- the LOC105177902 gene encoding putative E3 ubiquitin-protein ligase SINA-like 6 yields MKTMRLSATEEEKMARFSVGGDEDGNEDRPSNNRPLPKKPRISSTSFVSLNRPSADANASNSGDRATISTSTAPPPELDQDRTPEGSVSAEEESEGESVGESDNSWSGSSSEEESEEGEDEQQNQRSGDEVQPTEARIDATPGENGACTDSGGPSGPISVTLTDPDVLDCPICFEPLCSPVYQCENGHIACGSCCTRMRNKCASCCWPIGYNRCRAIEKVLESVKITCRNMPHGCKETLSYSKKLAHEKTCNYAPCSCPHPGCNYVGVCKSLYAHFALQHSHSSKQFRFNSATSILLDTNQNHVILQERSHSMLFILNRSIESRGSFVNVVCVAPASAERAFLYDLTATVGESSIKLRTWADCVPKWMADPPAKMYLFVPRDFMSGQLTLKLSIWRDISFAI; encoded by the exons atgaAAACGATGAGATTATCTGCAACGGAGGAGGAAAAAATGGCGAGGTTTTCCGTCGGAGGAGATGAAGACGGAAATGAAGACAGACCCAGCAACAATAGACCCTTGCCCAAGAAACCCAGAATTTCCAGTACCAGTTTTGTTTCCCTAAACAGGCCCAGCGCCGACGCCAACGCCTCTAATTCCGGCGACCGCGCCACCATCTCCACATCGACTGCTCCTCCGCCTGAATTGGACCAAGACCGCACGCCGGAGGGGTCGGTTTCGGCAGAGGAAGAATCTGAAGGGGAAAGTGTTGGGGAATCGGACAATTCGTGGTCTGGTTCCTCTTCGGAAGAGGAATcagaagaaggagaagatgaaCAGCAAAATCAACGGAGCGGAGACGAGGTACAACCCACTGAAGCACGAATAGACGCGACCCCAGGTGAAAATGGTGCGTGCACTGACTCGGGCGGGCCTAGTGGGCCCATTTCTGTGACCCTGACGGACCCGGACGTGCTGGATTGCCCCATTTGCTTTGAACCTCTTTGCTCCCCAGTGTATCAG TGTGAGAATGGGCATATAGCATGTGGATCATGCTGTACCAGAATGAGGAACAAATGTGCAAGTTGCTGCTGGCCAATTGGTTACAACCGTTGCAGGGCTATTGAGAAGGTTCTTGAATCGGTCAAAATCACATGTCGGAACATGCCGCATGGTTGCAAGGAGACATTAAGTTACAGTAAAAAACTTGCTCATGAGAAGACATGCAATTATGCTCCTTGTTCATGCCCTCATCCTGGGTGCAACTATGTTGGCGTCTGCAAATCCTTGTACGCACACTTTGCTCTCCAACATTCACATTCTTCCAAACAATTCCGTTTCAACTCTGCCACCTCCATCTTATTGGACACTAATCAGAACCATGTTATTCTACAAGAAAGGAGCCACAGTATGCTTTTTATCCTTAATCGTTCTATCGAGTCTCGTGGAAGTTTTGTCAATGTTGTTTGTGTTGCACCAGCTTCTGCAGAGAGAGCTTTCTTGTATGATCTTACAGCAACTGTTGGAGAGAGCTCAATAAAACTAAGAACTTGGGCAGATTGTGTGCCAAAATGGATGGCAGACCCTCCTGCAAAAATGTATCTTTTTGTTCCTAGAGATTTTATGAGTGGACAGCTCACATTGAAACTTAGCATATGGCGGGACATCTCATTTGCCATTTGA
- the LOC105177904 gene encoding ATP-dependent Clp protease proteolytic subunit 3, chloroplastic: MERGCLTFTTSSSTPPRPAAVFPCHRAPIFGQSHDKFQQFFRMRTANCGSISGSKGSLSVKALNQSLSSNWDVSNYAAPSWLPRFEELDTTNMLLRQRIIFLGSQIDDMTADFIISQLLLLDSEDHKKDIRLFINSPGGSVTAGMGIYDAMKLCKADVSTVCMGLAASMGAFLLASGTKGKRFCMPNAKVMIHQPLGTAGGKATEMSIRIREMAYHKIKLNKILSRVTGKPEQQIELDTDRDNFMNAWEAKEYGLVDAVIDDGKPGLVAPIADTAPPPKTRVWDLWKIEGSKKAKKNLPSEEKLLQNGYTVGQGEDDRSTEQVEEAPTSQ, from the exons ATGGAGAGGGGCTGTCTAACGTTCACCACATCGTCATCAACTCCTCCAAGACCCGCCGCCGTCTTCCCCTGCCACAGGGCCCCAATTTTCGGCCAATCCCACGATAAATTTCAGCAGTTTTTTCGAATGAGAACTGCCAACTGTGGTAGTATTAGTGGAAGCAAAGGCAGCTTGAGCGTGAAAGCTTTAAACCAGAGTCTATCGAGCAACTGGGATGTGTCGAATTATGCAGCTCCTTCGTGGCTGCCGAGGTTTGAAGAGCTTGACACCACCAACATGCTTCTTCGCCAGAGAATTATCTTCTTGGGTAGCCag ATAGATGACATGACCGCAGACTTCATCATAAGTCAGCTATTATTACTTGATTCAGAAGACCACAAGAAAGACATCAGATTGTTCATTAATTCACCTGGTGGCTCTGTCACTGCAG GAATGGGTATATACGATGCCATGAAATTGTGCAAGGCCGATGTATCTACTGTTTGTATGGGTCTTGCTGCATCCATGGGTGCTTTCCTCCTTGCCTCTGGTACTAAAGGGAAGAGGTTCTGCATGCCAAATGCAAAAGTGATGATCCATCAGCCACTTGGAACTGCTGGGGGCAAA GCCACGGAGATGAGCATACGCATCAGAGAAATGGCATATCACAAAATTAAGCTGAACAAGATACTATCACGAGTCACTGGGAAGCCTGAACAGCAG ATTGAGCTGGATACCGACcgtgataattttatgaacGCTTGGGAGGCAAAAGAATACGGGTTGGTTGATGCAGTGATCGATGATGGCAAGCCTGGACTAGTCGCACCCATCGCAGATACTGCACCCCCACCAAAAACCCGTGTCTGGGATCTTTGGAAAATCGAAGGCAGTAAAAAAGCCAAGAAAAACTTGCCCTCCGAAGagaaactattacaaaatggATACACAGTTGGCCAAGGTGAAGATGACAGAAGCACGGAACAGGTAGAGGAAGCACCAACATCTCAATGA